Part of the Anopheles gambiae chromosome 3, idAnoGambNW_F1_1, whole genome shotgun sequence genome is shown below.
TGGCGCTGGTGATTGATTTtgtcacaccaccaccactggctGCCGGATAGGTGGAGGAGGAGTTAGTAGTGGCGGTTCCACCCATCATGCTACTGCCAGCGCCCGCTCCTGCCCGTTCCTTCTTTTCCAGCAACGAAAAGCCAACGTCGGCGTACCCGCCGCTGCCGAGCCCACCGAGCGGTTCGGGCAGTGGTTTCGACGGTCCGAGCGAGGAGTAGAGCGTTGCCTCCTCGATCCTGGCCGGCGGTTGTATCACACTGTAGTCTTTCTTTTGGTTCAACTGCTTCGCCCACTTCTCCATGTCCTTGACGATCTTTTTGGCCACCTTCACCTTGTCCTGGGGTGGGGCTTGCTCTTTCGCTTTCgatttttccatcctttccgcACTTTCGGCGAGCGTtgcatgttgctgctgctgctgggtggtgCTGTTTTCCGAACCACAGGCCGGAAGGGACGTTCCTCCACCGCTGGCTGCCGAGGAGGATGCCGGTGCGGCCACGTACGTTTGCTTTTCCGGATCCCAGTAGAGGTACGAGCTGGTTTCGCTGTTGTAATAGTACTGGGAGTTGGCGTCGTAGTACAGCCCGGTGGTGGGATCGTAGTAAAAGCCGGACGTTTCGTCGTACTGATACAGTGACGTATCCGGAGTGGCTGCATAAAGTAGTAGTTACAAAGCGACTTAAGTAACTGTTTCTGAAAGATTGCCCCCAAAACCTAATTGCCAATACTTACGATACTTTCTTCCGTCCGTACCATTAGGGACGGGAAGCTGCGGTCCGGACTGGACTGGCGCGGTCGTGCCGTACGTATCGGATTTGTCCGCCCGGGCATTGtggccgggaccggtgctttGCTGCTTTCGTGCCATCGCCGACTGTGCGACGGCGGCCCCACTGTTGGCCGTTGTTTCGCTGCCCGTACCGCGCGGTCCTGCCGCtgccgacgccgccgccgcctgtCCGCCGCCCATGCTCGACAGCTGGTTCGTGTAGTACTCGGTGTAGTACTGCAGATAGTGCTCGTGTTCGGCCGCATTCGACGCATACATCGACGCACTGTACTCGGCCAAACGGGGCACGTCGGCGAGCGTATAGTTCTCCGGTATGCCCGTCATACCGGCGGCGCCAGCCGACGGACCCGCCGGCGGTGCCCCACCGTCCTGATAGCCTGAACCACCCCGACCGGAGCCCTTGTGCATGCCGTGGGAATTGTGATGATGGCcgtagctgttgctgctgctgcgatcgTAGCCGTTtcctccaccatcaccacggTAGCCCGAATTGTTTCCACTTTGGAAGTTTCCGttcccaccgccaccacctccATTTCCATTCCTTCCATCTCctccttgatggtggtggtggtggttttgattGCCCGCTCCCTGCCGATGGTTGCCTTCCCGgccctggtgctgctggtgttgagCCGACTGTTGCTGGGGCTTCATCAGATTCCGGTTTTCCGTATCCATGCAGTAGGAAACGATCACCTCGCGGTTGTCGATCCGTAGCGGTGGATCCAGCTCCTTCAGCGCGTTGTGCGTGTTCATCGAGTCGACCAAATTGTCAAAGTGCAGATAGCACATGCCGCGCGAAATCGACGTCAGCGGATCGCGGCAGATGACCACCTTGCCGATCTTGGGCACCAGCTCGGGCGGTAGCTTCTTCTGCATCACGCCCAGCACGCTTTCCTCGTTCGTCAGCACGTCCAGATTGCGCAGCATGATTTTCTTCGTCAGTATGTTGCTCATCTCGTCGCTGCCATCGCCCCCGATTTCGCTGTCCTCGCGCGATGCGTGACATTTGAAGCAGTTTTCCCTGCGCTTAAAGTTGAACGCGTAGCACTAGTAATTACAATGAAAGCACAAGAAGGTGTTAATAACATTATACAATTTATTTCAGCGAAAATTACTCCAAGGACTTACCTTAGCACAGTACCaatcggtttggaacttgGACGGCATGGAAAAGGTGTACTGCATGATGGCATGCTGCCCATTGAATACCAACACACCCTGCAGCAAACAAGGAaacaatgaaaagaaaagaaaaagaacgggaagagaaagagaaacaacaAGAACGAATTAGTCTTTTACGCTGAGCAATATAccctacacacacagagtCCGACTATTCCGGGAGATACACTTTCTCATTTTGTCGCGGTGTGTTTGATGCGTTGCACTGCACAGCCGAGATGGGGCACGCGGGGAGACGGGAGGTTTTCGGGGTCAGCAATGCGGTTCCTCCTTTTTGCGCCGTACGAACAGACGCTTACACCTAGGCTTGACGAGGTACGGTACGAGGCGGTGCTTTCGAGGACATTTCGTACCACAGCGAATGCACCGGGGGCAAAGCAACTGCGAGagtttgcgattgtcgtactATTGTTGAGTTCAATCGTTTTGGCAAGTGATAGTGATTGGCAAgagatgtttttttatgaataatCTAGATTGTAAACGCCCTCTTCAATGATTATTAAGAAAAATTTGTGCAAGCCGACCAACAGGATCCGTTTTAATCATCGCTACTAGTTAAAATGCAGCTCTATTGCCAATCAAATAATTGATCTGCGATCTTTCAGTCCTTCCGGGCATTAGGAATACTAATCGTTTGTAAATATTCGGCAACTGCACTCTACAGTTGCACAGTTTACAACATGCTTTTTTCGcaaatatgcttttttttgttttgtcgtttTACGTTTGGTACCTGTTTGTAACATATCCACCGAGTTGCTTCCTCTTCTGTGCGAAACTCGACAAATGCGAAACCCCTCGATTCACCTAGAAGTAAAAGACGGTcgggaatagaaaaaaaagcaaacacaaacacgataTCAATCATAAAAGCCAGCTCTGTGCCGCAGCAGTTGAATCATAATTGCTCGAATTTAGAGTGTGTGTTGACCATGCTCCAGCTCCGGTAGTGTCAGCTCACtccggcagtagcagcagtagcagcagaagCGGTTATCGCCCAGTTCGTCGATTTCCGCTCCAGACTGATCGATTTGACGGGTCTTGGACCTCCCGACAAGCTTGGTAATTGTCCTCTCATTTGTATGCACACCATTTGTGGTCACCGTAGAAAGATCGTGCCGCGGGGTAAAACAATCACTTACCATACCGAAACCCTTGCTAAACGTTTCACTTAAAACTAttgttccattccattccttaAACCTAGCCATATATGCCACACAAGTGGTTTGTGTTTACCTGTCTTTCTCTTCCGGATCAAACGCACGTGCAATGCCTGCAGACCACATTGGATCAGATCGCTGTTTATCTGTGAGCAGAGAGATGAGGAGAGGGAATAATTCATTTAATATGGCAAGGTTGGTCAATGAGTTTCCCGCATGCACTTACATCGGCTTCAGTGACTTGTGGAGCCAGTCCGCGGATGATGATGTTATTGTTGGGCTTTTGTTGATAGAAAAATTCATTCTCGCTGTCAAAGTTTTCCCCATCATCCATGGAGCTGGGTGAGTATCCACCCCGACGGCCACCACTTCTGTCGCGATCTCTGTGTTTAAATTAATGAATATTACATTAGCTAACAGTTATGTCAAACTATTAGAGGCAAGCGCACATTACCTGCGATCACGGTAACGATCTCGCTCGCGGGACCTACGATCACGGTCCCGCTCGCGACTGCGCCCGCGGTACCGATCACGGCTAAAAGCAAAAGGGACGATgttaacataattgttataCATTTTCAATCAATGCCATTTGTCTTTTGGGGCACGTACCTGTCCCAGCCGCCTTCATCGTAACCCGGCTGTTCGTTCACATCCCGGTAAGCCTCCCGTTCGTTGCTCCGTTGCCGTGGGTACGAGTAACGCTCCCTGCTGTACGAACGCGACCGGCTGCGGCTGTACCGACCGGCATTGCGATACCGCTCCCTAAAAGGTTAAAAAAGCGTGCATTATTTTCACGGTACGGTGCGCGCGCGATGGCTGTTCCGGCGGCAAACCACCCGGAGGCGCACAGCCCACGGAACACGACCACAGGCGCGACCACACACTACgaggcttttttgttttggggttCGCCCGATCGTCCAAGACCAACTCGgagacggacggacggacggacagacagtgtttgtgttttgtgcgcGACGGCGGGTCGCTGAAGGTAGGCCTGCCTCACTCCGGTTGCTACACGGTCAAAGGCGCTTACTTCGATCTTCCTCGATTGCCCCGGTCACGCTCATCACGTCGGCAGCGATTTCTATAGTAGCCAGAAGTATCACTGTCTGGGCTCGGTGAGACTATAAACAATCACATTTCAAAGCAAATTATTGATCGGTCGGCAGTATATAATACACACAGCGCACAGGAGTAGAGAAAACGAACGAAGGGGGCCCGTGGCAATGCCGCGGAACCACCAAACTAGGGCGAAAAGTGTGCCATATCTTGCAACTTTCGTCTACCGAGGAGACGTCTAGCTAGAGCGTCGTCATGTTTGGAAAAGATTCatttttgggacattttttgtCGCTAATCGCCATCCTGCCCCAAATGGGCAGTTCGGTCGAGAgaaaggaacacacacacacacacgcccggtGATAGGACAAGTGTGTGTAATTGACATTGAACTTAGGAAATATGCTTATGGAGATAGACAGAtcggtaaaacaaaaaagaaaaacgaagagAGTGAAGAGGAGATACAgatttaaaagaaaacgacTCCCAACTACCCTGGTGCACCGGGGGCGGTGGCCCATTGGCTTTCCCACCCATGTTCGTTCGAACGATTGGCACGAAAtcgcaaaaccaaaaccaaaagaaTACTACGCATTCAAAGATGGCAGACTTACAGTCCATTTCGTTCGCCTTGAGGACGTGTGGTTCGTCCACCTTTGTTGTTCTCTTTGTTTCGGACTCTTGCTCCAACTTTTTTCACTCGCCGATACACGGCACAGACACTGGGGGAGTTAGATTATTGTTTAAACATTGTCACGTATGCCAAAATTAGGTTTtgtgaacaataaatttaatgATTGCAGACTGAGCACAGAAAAATGCATGTAGAACGCGAGCAAATTCTTTTCCTTCCatgacagcagcagccacagtgGGAAGCCTAACGTCAGACGTGTTTGACATGCCGAGCTGGGCGGGAAAATTATCGCGTGCGCATTGTTTTCAAGCAAATCACAACTCGCTGCAAACAAAACCGTTGAgaaattgattgttttataatttgtattttattttatttgttatcaTAAACTAAAAAGATATactttttgcatattttatacATAAAAACATACATGCAGCATTATAAAACACATATAAACCCTCCCTGTAGAGTCCCGTATCGAAATCTTCCATCCTAGTTGCACAGTACGGCGGACGAGTAGGCCGTGTCCGTGCAAATTCCAGCTTTTAGCAGTCTTTTGCTCGGAGCACTCGCGGCGAGTCGGAAGTCTCTGCTGAGGTGCTTAGCGCTAAATTAGCCAATTGCTTTTGCAAGTGAAATAACCAGCCGAATAGTACTTCAAAACTCAGGTAAGTGAACTAGTTTTATAGAACAAATGTTTGTTGGTTAACAGTTAGTGAAGTTTTTGTGTTAAAATCGCTCATCTCTCATTTCGGCAAAACTAACATAACTgatttcaaatttaattattgttttgtgatgTTATATTATTTCTTCCAGTTGATTAGTATTTTCTTAGTTATGTTCAAAATAcagttaaattaaatttcatttcatttgctcTTAAAATAATCTCTTCgcttatttcatttttctcgAATTCGCTTGTATTGCTCAGTAGCACGCGCCATTCGCcctttgtttcattttgtacCTGCTCCCACTAACACACTGGCAGTGCGAAACAAAAGCCTTCGCACGCGTTGCTGGTATTagattgtgtgcgtgtgtgtgttgagcgcTCTGTCAAAATCGGCTGTTGCCGCCGGTACCGAAATTGCCTGTTCGCACGCTGTTCGTAAACATTCCGTGGTGTGTATCGTGTGTTGTGCATGTTGCGCGCCTCCCCCCTTTTGATAGCAGGCTGCCGTGGCTGGCGTGGTGTGTGGCGTAGTTGAGTTTTTGGATTAAGTTTCTAAGGAAATGGCACGAGAAGAGCGGTGGCAGTGTGTTGGTTTGCTCTGTCGCTTCCTTTCTGTGTGAAGTGTTCTTACAGCACAGCACGTATCCACCACCGTACACAGAGCAGGCAAGGAAGTGGAAGTGAACAAGTGTGCTGcgcatgcatgtgtgtggggGGCATTTTAGCTGAGATCGTCGTTATTTGAGAAGCGGTGTAGGGGCCAGTCGGTGTCGACGTACGGAAGCGGTTTAGTTTTAATCCAAACGTGTCCCGTCGTGGAGTGGTTGTGTGGCTCTGTGTCTCGTATCAGTTCCAGAGTGAGGTTAGTAGAATCACAGTCCTTGGCCTTTTTCGTTACAAGATATCCAGAAGGATGGCGCTATATCCACAGCCTACCATGGTGCTCTTGATTGCTCGAATCAGGGGAGAAAAACAGTTTTGTGTTTCATGAACCGCAGTTGGCACTGGAGCGGATTCAAAAGTCTTCGATATGCAATAGATAAGAGAGTCGTTGGGGCATAGTTGGGAAGCCTTTCCGAGATGTGGAGTTTCCGAGAGGAGAAATGGTGCTTTCGTGCACGTTCCGGGACAGCGGGCCCCGCGAAGAGCATCTCGTTGTCGTTCATCCGGCAATAATTGATGCGAAAAGCGCGCGCCACTGGCTTAGCGCAGTGTACACAGTGATattcacccacacacacacagaggcacaCGCCttaacacgcgcgcgcgcttcaaAGGCTACTTCGGTGGCGGTGTGTGAGGTCGCTTGCAATGGACAATGAAAATTTCGCTGGAAAATACCATCGTCGCTTTAGGTTGCTATGGGTGCGGGTAGAGCGGTGGTCGTCGATAGTGgtggtgcagtgtgtgtgtgtttgcaacggcatttatttttttataatatttcgaccatctttctttctctctctccacgtgctgctgctgctgcattgcaTGTTCCACTATTCCTCTCGGTTTGTGCCTGCGGACGCCATTGCTAGTCGAAAGAGAGTCGCCGTTAGTCGCGCTTCGAGCAACGGACACGTTTTTTGGTGAAAACCAAAAGATTTTTCATCTTCGGGAGACACACAGATCTCGAATCTTACATTCCTGAAGGAGAATTGTCATCTTCcggtgaaagaagaaaaaaaacatgagcGGAGACGGTGAATGGGACGATGTAAGTATTTTGGTGGATTTTAGTTTTCccttgtttctttcttcccgTGATCGATAGTGCGTGAATTtctcatgtttttgttttttttctttgctttcagTGTGACGAGGGACGTAGCTTCGATCAGCCCAAGTACGATGCTACCGAAAATAGTGTTCAGGACAACGATACTAACGGGTTCGACAACTATCAGTCCAACAATGCTTTCGGTGGcaagtttttattttcaaaaatcttATCTTGAAGCGCAATGTTCCTAATTTATAGCCTTTCTCTCGTGCAGACAACGAGTATCAAAGCAACGACAACGGTGGATATGGAGGCGGTGACGATGGATACGGCGGCGGTGGTCGTGGAGGCCGTGGAGGCCGAGGTGGCGGACGAGGTCGTGGTCGGGGCCGTGGCGGGCgcgatggtggcggtggcttCGGTGGCGGTGGCTACGGTGATCGAAACGGCGATGGCGGCCGACCTGCCT
Proteins encoded:
- the LOC1275439 gene encoding RNA-binding protein 5-B isoform X1 — translated: MDFSPSPDSDTSGYYRNRCRRDERDRGNRGRSKERYRNAGRYSRSRSRSYSRERYSYPRQRSNEREAYRDVNEQPGYDEGGWDSRDRYRGRSRERDRDRRSRERDRYRDRRDRDRSGGRRGGYSPSSMDDGENFDSENEFFYQQKPNNNIIIRGLAPQVTEADINSDLIQCGLQALHVRLIRKRKTGESRGFAFVEFRTEEEATRWICYKQGVLVFNGQHAIMQYTFSMPSKFQTDWYCAKCYAFNFKRRENCFKCHASREDSEIGGDGSDEMSNILTKKIMLRNLDVLTNEESVLGVMQKKLPPELVPKIGKVVICRDPLTSISRGMCYLHFDNLVDSMNTHNALKELDPPLRIDNREVIVSYCMDTENRNLMKPQQQSAQHQQHQGREGNHRQGAGNQNHHHHHQGGDGRNGNGGGGGGNGNFQSGNNSGYRGDGGGNGYDRSSSNSYGHHHNSHGMHKGSGRGGSGYQDGGAPPAGPSAGAAGMTGIPENYTLADVPRLAEYSASMYASNAAEHEHYLQYYTEYYTNQLSSMGGGQAAAASAAAGPRGTGSETTANSGAAVAQSAMARKQQSTGPGHNARADKSDTYGTTAPVQSGPQLPVPNGTDGRKYPTPDTSLYQYDETSGFYYDPTTGLYYDANSQYYYNSETSSYLYWDPEKQTYVAAPASSSAASGGGTSLPACGSENSTTQQQQQHATLAESAERMEKSKAKEQAPPQDKVKVAKKIVKDMEKWAKQLNQKKDYSVIQPPARIEEATLYSSLGPSKPLPEPLGGLGSGGYADVGFSLLEKKERAGAGAGSSMMGGTATTNSSSTYPAASGGGVTKSITSATSAYGGSDSDNDYGDGGDGSAERELVDFDRLTCLLCKRAFQSQEILMKHVKMSSLHKENLQKLNANFRAAGGGSRGGGGGGGGGGGSSDGGSGGPYSGLQYRDRAKERRAKYGEDEAPPVNRSKERFQREIEKQTQSQTGAYPQGTASAVPIGQNNIGNKLLQKMGWSEGQGLGRANQGRVNIIEVCVFVCYGWKTILILTISTFAQAEARVANVGLGIKASAAAQFGRTTDDYKTYIKKMMKSRYEQVDVKD
- the LOC1275439 gene encoding RNA-binding protein 5 isoform X3, encoding MQYTFSMPSKFQTDWYCAKCYAFNFKRRENCFKCHASREDSEIGGDGSDEMSNILTKKIMLRNLDVLTNEESVLGVMQKKLPPELVPKIGKVVICRDPLTSISRGMCYLHFDNLVDSMNTHNALKELDPPLRIDNREVIVSYCMDTENRNLMKPQQQSAQHQQHQGREGNHRQGAGNQNHHHHHQGGDGRNGNGGGGGGNGNFQSGNNSGYRGDGGGNGYDRSSSNSYGHHHNSHGMHKGSGRGGSGYQDGGAPPAGPSAGAAGMTGIPENYTLADVPRLAEYSASMYASNAAEHEHYLQYYTEYYTNQLSSMGGGQAAAASAAAGPRGTGSETTANSGAAVAQSAMARKQQSTGPGHNARADKSDTYGTTAPVQSGPQLPVPNGTDGRKYPTPDTSLYQYDETSGFYYDPTTGLYYDANSQYYYNSETSSYLYWDPEKQTYVAAPASSSAASGGGTSLPACGSENSTTQQQQQHATLAESAERMEKSKAKEQAPPQDKVKVAKKIVKDMEKWAKQLNQKKDYSVIQPPARIEEATLYSSLGPSKPLPEPLGGLGSGGYADVGFSLLEKKERAGAGAGSSMMGGTATTNSSSTYPAASGGGVTKSITSATSAYGGSDSDNDYGDGGDGSAERELVDFDRLTCLLCKRAFQSQEILMKHVKMSSLHKENLQKLNANFRAAGGGSRGGGGGGGGGGGSSDGGSGGPYSGLQYRDRAKERRAKYGEDEAPPVNRSKERFQREIEKQTQSQTGAYPQGTASAVPIGQNNIGNKLLQKMGWSEGQGLGRANQGRVNIIEVCVFVCYGWKTILILTISTFAQAEARVANVGLGIKASAAAQFGRTTDDYKTYIKKMMKSRYEQVDVKD
- the LOC1275439 gene encoding RNA-binding protein 5-B isoform X2, which produces MDFSPSPDSDTSGYYRNRCRRDERDRGNRGRSKERYRNAGRYSRSRSRSYSRERYSYPRQRSNEREAYRDVNEQPGYDEGGWDSRDRYRGRSRERDRDRRSRERDRYRDRRDRDRSGGRRGGYSPSSMDDGENFDSENEFFYQQKPNNNIIIRGLAPQVTEADINSDLIQCGLQALHVRLIRKRKTGESRGFAFVEFRTEEEATRWICYKQGVLVFNGQHAIMQYTFSMPSKFQTDWYCAKCYAFNFKRRENCFKCHASREDSEIGGDGSDEMSNILTKKIMLRNLDVLTNEESVLGVMQKKLPPELVPKIGKVVICRDPLTSISRGMCYLHFDNLVDSMNTHNALKELDPPLRIDNREVIVSYCMDTENRNLMKPQQQSAQHQQHQGREGNHRQGAGNQNHHHHHQGGDGRNGNGGGGGGNGNFQSGNNSGYRGDGGGNGYDRSSSNSYGHHHNSHGMHKGSGRGGSGYQDGGAPPAGPSAGAAGMTGIPENYTLADVPRLAEYSASMYASNAAEHEHYLQYYTEYYTNQLSSMGGGQAAAASAAAGPRGTGSETTANSGAAVAQSAMARKQQSTGPGHNARADKSDTYGTTAPVQSGPQLPVPNGTDGRKYPTPDTSLYQYDETSGFYYDPTTGLYYDANSQYYYNSETSSYLYWDPEKQTYVAAPASSSAASGGGTSLPACGSENSTTQQQQQHATLAESAERMEKSKAKEQAPPQDKVKVAKKIVKDMEKWAKQLNQKKDYSVIQPPARIEEATLYSSLGPSKPLPEPLGGLGSGGYADVGFSLLEKKERAGAGAGSSMMGGTATTNSSSTYPAASGGGVTKSITSATSAYGGSDSDNDYGDGGDGSAERELVDFDRLTCLLCKRAFQSQEILMKHVKMSSLHKENLQKLNANFRAAGGGSRGGGGGGGGGGGSSDGGSGGPYSGLQYRDRAKERRAKYGEDEAPPVNRSKERFQREIEKQTQSQTGAYPQGTASAVPIGQNNIGNKLLQKMGWSEGQGLGRANQGRVNIIEAEARVANVGLGIKASAAAQFGRTTDDYKTYIKKMMKSRYEQVDVKD